A region of Dictyostelium discoideum AX4 chromosome 1 chromosome, whole genome shotgun sequence DNA encodes the following proteins:
- the pats1 gene encoding ROCO family protein kinase (Similar to LRR) yields MEILNLSIEFHIPDGNTLKKMVRVDNTTKIGEMSRLLLDKFGRSDFDPSQFQLIVPQKTATISFHVLSDLNKSLSSYNIKNNDELIFKKRQKKTNPGNAKLVSKKKPESIFKTLFSMSTLEMKLGEDKSAPEISEVENQIDDLGILFKALEILTNSFNQNKDIEDIVSSFQYVGNESEIADLVKIVLSNNDGLSSNSNNNSSSNIGSMLNSGGGGSGSNLGLGLSSGTGGSFNGNSSGSSSSSSYYYNNNNNNNNIELTAQQKNPKVLCSFILHLLQIIFSQTSLTYSLYITYLKTNNNNNNNNNNNSSSPSNTDLSRSTYFYDIPVKSRIILKHIMLFLYNLTQRDASLLDSLSNIIGPFILGNVLLDPPPPPPSNSSPPISKSTSNNNLNVSNYHNNNNNNNNSNSNLSNSGNGDESPDFQSQNLVKSYNRENSGNSLNSMLHQTSLPNNNNSNVVNNNNNNNNNNNNNNNNNNNNNNNNNNNNNNNNNINNNSTSSNNNNNNNSNNNNSQIPPLIQVRQPSSDFTTTSSGNLRSLSNTENSLCKKVAIDLIQNIPLYLLFSHLKIQQLEGEKILFSAENIFCVDKCNFPPNKAMLGEIWVTNFRIIFINSNSNSSTIPNSTSSTSISSFASTQNLSILSIMTLFGSYNGNGGSGPTNATLSGGGSTSSSSNLNTPITTSPIHTSTNSNGAILNPINNSLINSNNNNNNNNINNNINNNINNINNNINNINSNSNNNINSIINSNSNNNNNNNNLNKLSTLDNTEIPLSMIYRWKMVKTGSLYDSFKIYCKDFRCKIIGFQINSHVLVKFKDLLTKCSVPTLDTIFAYNSKESSFGNTECFPDHSLLQEYNRIGVSWDLWRTTTQSKLCEHYPPTSVVPKSVSDNIVVTSAYYRSYGFPVLAWSHPTQKSSITRATSPEDQNNGSSNYLLTPNSPNSSSSNLANNNNSNNNNINNNNNNNNNNNNNNNNNSNNNNNNNNNNNNNNNNNNNNNGGGSGSRSTTIDNGQTSILNKNISNTPLIQSPTPNLPPSQHSLNLLMSPQTSSPRIHQSISSSSIPQVCQEDIDFLRGILDIKSSSMLNVFDTGSGGSYSSTMIGCQIEFLNLPPPNKVRERFNRLLHLHLGNPDSEWSETIRFFWLDPLKPILSAAINIAMHVDQGRSVLIQNSSSGPDIELQLSSLAQILLDPYYRTMDGFKVLIEKEWLSYGYPFSKRCHHKTSDDGFSPIFMQFIFLVWQIWKEFPTHFQFNEYYLLTLLDNVYNSRFGTFLCNNYKERMENNVYSSTKSFWSFQQQNQSRFTNLFYRPSPSSSSSSSSSSSSLSNGYNSSVQHLKCLRVFQDTMWNEYFFRYCFKSSLAIEQFEDRIKLSLLDIEMTVNSAITSTANALLPFLETLDLSNLRLYYLPSESTLYHLVGLRELNLSKNNLNSISCSLSSLVKLEKLSFEENSITNLPIETVVLLAEKLTSLTELNLSSNQLIDLPIEFSMFSKSLKKLHLKNNRFSAIPEVLGMLENLIELDLSELDLSSSTNSGVGIPTKLSKLCILNLNQTRIVELPKEFGDLKSLEKLYLDFNSLVTLPHSFRQLTNLEELSLSFNSMTELPREVCFLINLKKLMIEGNQIQFLPNEISQLSKLMILNVCKNKLDSLPASIGQLSQLVSLNLNNNSQLVSLRPTMGLLSNLVELKLDGTRLKTPPPEIVSLGLKSILLYLKDLIKGQEQCYKMKLMIVGQENVGKTTLLKTLKEKKKKATPSGPNISTDGIAIDQWVFSCLFEELDETSQNGRLIKKKQDITLSIWDFAGQEIYYTTHQFFLSERSVYIVAWNCALAEEESRVEFWLQSITTRAKDAPIIIVGTHLDDVNRTTAKMQKKRMKEKYLIRYQNIKAIKLVSCTSGKGITSLREKLEALVQSQSNMGESLPRSYMLLENLVKEETKKRIIPTIPWTEFIQMGTICTITDEAELLRATMFLHQLGSLVYFPKEPGLKQFVILDPQWITTMLSSIITTKHSYAKDGILNHKSLKQIWRPPQYPTHLHPHLISLLEKFEISYNLSPDSTSFETGTSLIPSLLLNDRPAIFPSLWGSFNQLVRQFGRIYQFEFVPNGFFSRLMVRILNFARVEAKCYWKNGMILQHDEETIFLEMNNAKKSLSFTVRGGANSTTLSRDVIETIQSLLDDSFQLPTYVFVPCFHCIFLSLPQCYYFPLDVCENAAVKGTGYLKCLTYDANVRTDLLVPDLVMSNFTGAKIPFDQLMIEELIGEGGAALVYRARWQGQTVAVKKLKTIENLDSPIEINDISLSKAFNEFRRECWVMSELEHPNIVQLKGLCLDPLCIVTEYLPHGNLYSFLHKPEMEFSWLFRLKVALDISSGMAFLHSSTPPIIHRDLKSPNILLASINENAQTIAKVVDFGLSGLQHTITNRGVENPLWLAPEILNKTKEASTQTDVYAFGVILWELVTRKDYFGEIGFMTLIEEKVINGERPKIPEDCPEMYSKLIVECWQTDASQRPKFSEIEDRLIKIAEAMFPDIHLSNIYQQQQQQQQQQQQSSPSKSSSTSPIIKSLNLSTVSELGESSNQTPKQNITTTTTTTHSDHKRQLSTDSGSSYRNKSHDTISHSTSVASDLLDIDNTLTVATTPRNRSKTNDDNIINTSNGRIITNSINNSNSNNEQPLSPNSLLQHSQSQQQLENVGLSALLDALPNSPIVSSTAAPSTTSTNKKVMYTSIVGDSARTRRGSVSIQPFQNEFNRELLPNQGTIQCLIKVGGNGCQVWAGTGNGFISTWKIEGQEKYIQRLFEANKDKKRIHCLYPYMNTVWCGSADDSITIWDIDTYQKIKSYSVEGPSCITRVGNTMWVGTIVNTIHIYDLKKKTKYKGKISLDSPIECLLRRDQEVWVATLGNIARIDVNSLRVVQMTKAHERAIHAMIQVDDHVWTASSDGTIKVWSSTCQSVHTIENAHSSRIFTLELVGDFVWSGSWDTTIKIWSTKDYHLVSENSGKHKDAISSFVYISNDQPLQTNERPIQKQVWSGSWDSSICVWALPNDTNSRSNTIFSSDSQFNLNGGSSNSITNSNSNSNNNLNGNLNNSNNSINNNYNNNNNNNNNNNNNNNNNNNNNNNNNNNNNNNYYYSNNVNSPNQASQSAGHLGTIHEQTSPNSATPLSSTPPGSKGLMQRRTVSFMNVLERFSNDKNRK; encoded by the exons atggaaattttaaatctttctATAGAGTTTCACATACCAGATGGAAATACATTAAAAAAGATGGTTAGAGTTGATAATACAACAAAAATTGGAGAGATGTCACGTTTATTACTTGATAAATTTGGTAGATCAGATTTTGACCCATcccaatttcaattaattgtcCCTCAAAAAACAGCAACAATCTCATTTCATGTTTTAtcagatttaaataaatcattatcttcatataatataaaaaataat gatgaattaatttttaaaaagagacaaaaaaaaacaaacccAGGTAATGCAAAATTAGtatcaaaaaagaaaccaGAAAgtatatttaaaactttattttcaatGTCAACTTTAGAAATGAAATTGGGTGAAGATAAATCAGCACCAGAAATTTCAGAAGTTGAAAATCAAATCGATGATTTAggtatattatttaaagcattggaaattttaacaaatagttttaatcaaaataaag atatAGAAGACATAGTATCATCATTTCAATATGTTGGTAATGAATCAGAAATAGCGGATTTAGTAAAGATtgttttatcaaataatgacGGACTTAGtagtaatagcaataataatagtagtagtaatattgGTAGTATGTtaaatagtggtggtggaggtagtggtagtaattTAGGTTTAGGTTTATCAAGTGGTACAGGTGGAAGTTTTAATggtaatagtagtggtagtagtagcagtagtagttattattataacaataacaacaataataataatattgaattaacAGCACAACAAAAGAATCCAAAAGTTTTATGTAGTTTTATATTACATTTATTACAAATTATATTTTCCCAAACCTCACTTACTTATTCATTGTATATTAcctatttaaaaacaaataataataataataataataacaacaacaactcatcatcaccatcaaataCCGATTTATCAAGATCAACTTATTTTTATGATATTCCAGTAAAAAGTAGAATCATATTAAAACATATCATgttgtttttatataatttaaccCAAAGAGATGCATCATTACTTGATTCACTTTCAAATATAATCGGTCCATTCATTTTGGGAAATGTACTATTAGacccaccaccaccaccaccatcaaattcatcaccaccaatttcaaaatcaacatcaaataataatttaaacgtATCAaattatcataataataataataataataataatagtaatagtaatttatcaaattctgGAAATGGAGATGAAAGTCCAGATTTTCAGTCACAAAATTTAGTTAAAAGTTATAATAGAGAAAATAGTggtaattctttaaattcaatgtTACATCAAACatcattaccaaataataataatagtaatgttgttaataataataataataataataataataataataataataataataataataataataataataataataataataataataataataataataataatatcaataataatagtactagtagtaataataataataataataatagtaataataataattcacaaATACCACCATTAATTCAAGTTAGACAACCAAGTAGCGATTTTACAACCACTTCAAGTGGTAATCTTAGATCATTAAGTAATACAGAGAATAGTTTATGTAAAAAGGTtgcaattgatttaattcaaaatataccactgtatttattattttcacatttaaaaattcaacaattggAAGGAGAGAAAATACTCTTTTCAGCAGAGAATATATTTTGTGTAGATAAATGTAATTTCCCACCGAATAAAGCAATGTTGGGTGAAATATGGGTAACTAATTTTAGAATCatctttataaattcaaattcaaactcTTCAACTATACCaaattcaacatcatcaacttcAATCTCATCATTTGCTTCAACTCAAAATCTTTCAATACTATCCATTATGACTCTATTTGGAAGttataatggtaatggtggtagtggtcCCACTAATGCAACTTtaagtggtggtggttcaacttcttcctcttcaaaTTTAAACACTCCAATAACAACTTCACCAATTCATACATCGACTAATAGTAATGGTGCAATTTTAAACccaataaataattcattaataaactcaaataataataataataataataatataaataataatataaataataatataaataatataaacaataatataaataatataaatagtaatagtaataataatattaatagtattattaatagtaatagtaataataataataataataataatttaaataaattatcaacattAGATAATACAGAAATACCACTTTCAATGATATATAGATGGAAAATGGTAAAAACAGGTTCACTTTATgatagttttaaaatatattgtaAAGATTTTCGTTGTAAAATCATTGGatttcaaattaattcaCATGTATTGGTAAAGTTTAAAGATTTGTTAACAAAATGTTCAGTACCAACTTTGGATACTATTTTTGCATATAATAGTAAAGAATCTAGTTTTGGTAATACTGAATGTTTTCCTGATCATTCTTTATTACAAGAATATAATAGAATTGGAGTCTCTTGGGATCTTTGGAGAACTACCACTCAATCAAAACTTTGTGAACATTATCCACCAACTTCAGTGGTTCCAAAATCAGTTAGTGATAATATAGTTGTAACATCAGCCTATTATCGTAGTTATGGTTTTCCAGTTTTAGCTTGGTCACATCCAACTCAAAAATCAAGTATAACAAGAGCAACTTCACCAGAAGATCAAAATAATGGTAGtagtaattatttattaactcCAAATTCACCAAATTCAAGTAGTAGCAATTTagccaataataataatagtaataataataatataaataataataataataataataataataataataataataataataataatagtaataataataataataataataataataataataataataataataataataataataataatggtggtggtagtggtagtagatcaacaacaattgataatggtcaaacatcaatattaaataaaaatatttcaaatacaCCATTAATACAATCACCAACACCAAATTTACCACCATCACaacattcattaaatttattaatgtcACCACAAACATCATCACCAAGAATTCATCAATCAATTAGTTCATCAAGTATACCGCAGGTTTGTCAAGAGGATATTGATTTCCTAAGGGGAATATTGGATATAAAGAGTAGTAGTATGTTGAATGTATTTGATACAGGTTCAGGTGGTTCTTATTCCTCGACAATGATTGGATgtcaaattgaatttttaaatttaccaccaccaaataaAGTTAGAGAAAGATTTAATAGATTGTTACATTTACATTTGGGTAATCCAGATTCAGAGTGGTCAGAAACTATTAGATTCTTTTGGTTAGATCCTTTGAAACCAATTCTATCGGCTGCAATTAATATTGCGATGCATGTGGATCAAGGTAGATCAGTATTGATTCAAAATTCAAGTTCAGGACCAGATATAGAATTACAGCTATCAAGTTTAGCACAAATATTATTGGATCCTTATTATCGTACAATGGATggatttaaagttttaattgaaaaggAATGGTTGTCATATGGTTACCCATTCTCTAAACGTTGTCATCATAAGACTAGTGACGATGGTTTCTCACCAATCTTTATGCAATTCATTTTCTTGGTTTGGCAAATTTGGAAAGAGTTTCCAACCCATTTCCAATttaatgaatattatttacTCACACTATTGGATAATGTTTACAATAGTAGATTCGGTACATTCCTATGTAATAACTATAAGGAGAGAATGGAGAATAATGTTTACTCTTCAACCAAATCATTTTGGTcatttcaacaacaaaatcaatcacgttttacaaatttattttatcgtccatcaccatcatcatcatcttcttcatcttcttcatcttcatcattatccAATGGTTATAATTCATCGGTTCAACATTTGAAATGTTTACGTGTTTTCCAAGATACAATGTGGAATGAATATTTCTTTagatattgttttaaatcttCATTAGCAATCGAGCAATTTGAGgatagaattaaattatcattacttGACATTGAAATGACTGTTAATAGTGCTATCACGTCAACTGCAAATGCCCTATTACCATTCTTGGAGACATTGGATCTTTCAAATCTAAGATTATATTACTTACCATCGGAATCAACTCTTTATCATTTGGTTGGTTTGAGGGagttaaatttatcaaagaataatttaaattcaatttcatgtAGTCTTTCAAGTCTAGTTAAATTGGagaaattatcatttgaagagaattcaattacaaatttaccaattgaaacCGTTGTACTATTGGCAGAGAAATTAACATCATTGACAGAGTTGAATTTATCGtcaaatcaattgattgatttaccaattgaattttcaatgttttcaaaatcattaaagaaattacatCTAAAGAATAATAGATTCTCTGCTATACCAGAGGTTTTAGGAATGTTGGAGAATCTAATAGAATTGGATCTCTCTGAATTGGATCTATCAAGTTCGACCAATAGTGGAGTTGGTATACCAACTAAACTTTCAAAACTTTGtattctaaatttaaatcaaactaGAATCGTAGAGTTGCCAAAAGAATTTGGTGATTTGAAATCATTGGAAAAGTTATATTTAGACTTCAATTCATTGGTAACATTACCACATTCATTTAGACAATTAACAAATCTTGAAGAGTTATCTCTCAGTTTTAATTCAATGACAGAGTTACCAAGAGAAGTTTGTTTCTTAATTAATCtaaagaaattgatgatTGAAGGTAATCAAATCCAATTCTTACCAAATGAAATTAGCCAATTATCGAagttgatgattttaaatgtttGTAAGAATAAATTGGATTCATTACCCGCCTCAATTGGTCAACTCTCTCAATtggtttcattaaatttaaataacaatagtcAATTGGTTTCATTACGTCCAACTATGGGTTTATTAAGTAATTTGGTTGAATTGAAATTGGATGGCACTCGTTTAAAAACTCCACCACCTGAAATCGTTTCATTGggattaaaatcaattttactctatttgaaagatttaattaaaggtCAAGAGCAATGTTACAAGATGAAGTTGATGATCGTTGGTCAAGAGAATGTTGGTAAAACAACACTTTTGAAAACtttaaaagagaaaaagaaaaaagccACACCAAGTGGTCCAAATATTTCAACCGATGGTATTGCAATCGATCAATGGGTTTTCTCTTGTCTCTTTGAGGAACTCGATGAAACTAGTCAAAATGGTAGACTgattaaaaagaaacaagATATCACTTTGTCAATTTGGGATTTTGCAGGTCAAGAGATTTATTATACAACTCATCAATTCTTTTTATCAGAGAGATCAGTTTATATTGTAGCATGGAATTGTGCATTGGCTGAAGAGGAAAGTAGAGTTGAGTTTTGGTTACAATCGATTACAACTCGTGCAAAAGATGCACCCATTATCATTGTTGGTACTCATTTGGATGATGTAAATAGAACCACTGCAAAGATgcaaaaaaagagaatgaaagagaaatatttaatacGTTATCAAAATATTAAGGCAATTAAATTGGTTAGTTGTACCAGTGGTAAGGGTATAACAAGTTTACGTGAGAAGCTAGAGGCATTGGTTCAATCGCAATCCAATATGGGTGAAAGTTTACCAAGATCCTATATGTTGTTAGAGAATCTTGTCAAAGAGGAAACAAAGAAACGTATCATTCCAACCATTCCTTGGACAGAGTTTATTCAAATGGGTACTATTTGCACCATCACTGACGAAGCTGAACTATTACGTGCCACAATGTTTTTACATCAATTGGGTTCATTGGTTTATTTCCCAAAGGAGCCtggtttaaaacaatttgtaATCTTGGATCCACAATGGATCACAACCATGCTATCAAGTATTATCACCACAAAGCATAGCTATGCAAAGGATGGTATATTGAATCATAAGagtttaaaacaaatttggAGACCACCACAATATCCAACTCATTTACATCcacatttaatttcattgttAGAGAAATTTGAAATCTCCTATAATCTATCACCCGATTCAACTTCATTTGAAACTGGTACAAGCTTAATCCCATCATTGTTACTAAATGATAGACCAGCCATATTCCCATCGCTATGGGGATCGTTCAATCAATTGGTACGACAATTTGGTAGAATCTACCAATTCGAATTTGTACCCAATGGTTTCTTTTCACGTTTAATGGttagaattttaaattttgcaCGTGTTGAGGCCAAATGTTATTGGAAGAATGGTATGATCTTACAACATGATGAGGAAACAATCTTTTTGGAAATGAATAATGCAAAGAAATCCTTATCTTTCACTGTTAGAGGTGGTGCAAATTCAACTACACTATCACGTGATGTCATTGAAACCATTCAATCATTACTTGATGATAGTTTCCAATTACCAACCTATGTATTCGTACCATGTTTCCATTGTATCTTTTTATCATTACCTCAATGTTATTATTTCCCATTGGATGTTTGTGAGAATGCCGCTGTAAAAGGCACTGGTTATCTCAAGTGTTTAACCTATGATGCAAATGTTAGAACCGATCTATTGGTACCAGATTTAGTGATGTCCAATTTTACAGGTGCTAAAATTCCATTTGACCAATTGATGATTGAAGAATTGATTGGTGAAGGTGGTGCTGCATTGGTTTATCGTGCACGTTGGCAAGGTCAAACGGTTGCTgtcaaaaaattgaaaaccATTGAAAATTTAGATAGTCCAATTGAGATCAATGATATTTCACTCTCGAAAGCATTCAATGAATTCCGTAGAGAATGTTGGGTTATGTCAGAGTTGGAACATCCAAACATTGTACAATTGAAAGGTCTTTGTTTAGATCCACTTTGTATTGTAACCGAATATTTACCACATGGTAATCTCTATAGTTTCCTACATAAACCAGAGATGGAATTCAGTTGGTTATTTAGATTAAAAGTTGCTTTAGATATCTCAAGTGGTATGGCTTTCCTTCATAGTAGTACACCTCCAATCATTCATAGAGATTTGAAATCTCCAAACATTCTATTGGcatcaattaatgaaaacGCTCAAACCATTGCAAAGGTTGTAGATTTCGGTCTATCGGGTTTACAACATACCATCACAAATAGAGGCGTTGAAAATCCATTATGGTTAGCACCagagattttaaataaaactaaagaaGCTTCAACTCAAACTGATGTCTATGCATTTGGTGTCATTCTTTGGGAATTGGTTACAAGAAAAGATTATTTCGGTGAGATTGGTTTCATGACATTGATAGAAGAAAAAGTAATCAATGGTGAACGTCCAAAGATTCCAGAGGATTGTCCAGAAATGTATTcgaaattaattgttgaatgTTGGCAAACTGATGCTTCACAAAGACCAAAATTCTCAGAGATTGAAGAtcgtttaattaaaattgcaGAAGCAATGTTTCCTGATATTcatttatcaaatatttatcaacagcaacagcaacagcagcaacaacaacaacaatcctCTCCAagtaaatcatcatcaacttcaccaattataaaatcattaaatctaTCAACAGTAAGTGAATTAGGTGAATCTTCAAATCAAACtccaaaacaaaatataacaacaactacaactacaactcaCAGTGATCATAAGAGACAACTTTCAACTGATAGTGGTAGTAGCTATCGTAATAAAAGTCATGATACAATTAGTCATTCAACAAGTGTTGCATCAGATTTATTAGATATTGATAATACATTAACAGTTGCAACAACACCAAGAAATAGatcaaaaacaaatgatgataatattattaatacaagTAATGGTAGAATTataacaaattcaattaataatagtaatagtaataacgaacaaccattatcaccaaattcaTTACTTCAACAttcacaatcacaacaacaattagaaaATGTTGGATTAAGTGCATTATTAGATGCATTACCAAATTCACCAATTGTTTCATCAACTGCAGCTCCTTCTACAACATCTACCAATAAAAAAGTGATGTATACATCGATTGTTGGTGATTCAGCTAGAACTAGAAGAGGTTCAGTTTCAATACAACCATTCCAAAATGAATTCAATAGAGAGTTATTACCAAATCAAGGTACAATTCAATGTTTGATAAAggttggtggtaatggttgTCAAGTTTGGGCAGGTACAGGTAATGGTTTCATTTCAACTTGGAAAATTGAAGGTCAAGAGAAATACATTCAAAGATTATTCGAAgcaaataaagataaaaagagAATTCATTGTCTCTATCCCTATATGAATACTGTTTGGTGTGGTAGTGCAGATGATTCCATTACCATTTGGGATATTGATACCTaccaaaaaatcaaatcttACTCTGTTGAAGGTCCTTCCTGTATAACTAGAGTCGGTAATACTATGTGGGTTGGTACCATTGTAAATACAATTCACATCTatgatttgaaaaagaaaaccaAATATAAAGGAAAGATTTCATTGGATTCACCAATTGAATGTCTATTGAGAAGAGATCAAGAAGTTTGGGTTGCAACACTTGGAAACATTGCAAGAATTGATGTTAACTCCCTAAGAGTGGTTCAAATGACAAAGGCACACGAAAGAGCCATCCATGCAATGATTCAAGTGGATGATCATGTTTGGACCGCTTCCTCTGATGGTACTATTAAAGTTTGGTCCTCAACTTGTCAATCAGTTCATACCATTGAAAATGCACACTCTAGTAGAATCTTTACATTGGAATTGGTTGGTGATTTCGTTTGGTCTGGAAGTTGGGATACAACGATCAAAATTTGGTCAACAAAAGATTATCATTTGGTTAGTGAAAATTCTGGTAAACATAAAGATGCAATTAGTAGTTTTGTTTACATATCAAATGATCAACCATTACAAACCAATGAACgtccaattcaaaaacaaGTTTGGTCTGGTAGTTGGGATTCAAGTATTTGTGTTTGGGCTTTACCAAATGATACAAACTCTAGATCAAATACAATCTTTAGTTCTGATTctcaatttaatttaaatggtggtagtagtaattCAATaacaaatagtaatagtaatagtaataataatttaaatggtaatttaaataatagtaataatagtattaataataattataataataataataataataataataataataataataataataataataataataataataataataataacaataataataataataataattattattatagtaataatgtaaatagtCCAAATCAAGCTTCTCAAAGTGCTGGTCATCTTGGTACAATTCATGAACAAACTTCACCAAATTCTGCAACACCATTATCATCTACACCTCCTGGTAGTAAAGGTTTAATGCAAAGAAGAACCGTTTCTTTTATGAATGTTTTAGAaagattttcaaatgataaaaatagaaaataa